A genomic segment from Candidatus Abyssobacteria bacterium SURF_5 encodes:
- a CDS encoding M28 family peptidase has protein sequence MKSLRIILEIFCKTSALALLAVLCALLTAGYLAFKPTNATAERTACSFNGNRAFEHLRSLVKLGPRVPGTPAAARAQDYILNHLRVNGVDVKEQPFEARTPLGTKKMKNIIGVLPGLSSDVIIVGAHYDTKLFNGFEFVGANDGASGTAVLLELSQCLQPKQTGTTLWLVFFDGEEAFVKWSPADSLYGSNHYVDRLQASGEIKNVKAMILLDMVGDSHLSIETELYSTRWLRNIVWNTAERMGYQKQFTTAPAWIQNDHLPFLKRKIPALNIIDFHYGPASRTNEFWHSPEDTLDKVNPESLQIIGDVVVASLPQITVRMGKYP, from the coding sequence ATGAAATCCCTTCGGATCATCCTGGAGATTTTCTGTAAAACATCGGCGCTTGCTTTGCTTGCCGTTCTGTGCGCCCTTCTTACAGCCGGATACCTCGCTTTCAAACCAACGAACGCGACCGCCGAAAGAACAGCGTGCTCGTTCAATGGGAATCGGGCCTTTGAGCATCTTCGTTCTCTGGTGAAGCTGGGGCCGCGGGTGCCCGGAACTCCCGCAGCGGCCAGGGCACAGGACTACATCTTGAATCACCTGCGTGTCAATGGTGTTGATGTCAAGGAGCAGCCGTTCGAGGCTCGAACGCCACTCGGCACAAAGAAGATGAAGAATATCATCGGCGTTTTGCCCGGCTTATCCAGCGACGTAATCATAGTGGGCGCCCATTACGACACTAAATTATTCAATGGGTTCGAATTCGTCGGAGCAAATGACGGCGCCTCGGGAACGGCGGTCTTGCTCGAACTTTCGCAATGTCTGCAGCCAAAACAAACGGGGACGACCCTGTGGCTGGTTTTCTTTGACGGCGAAGAAGCCTTCGTCAAATGGAGCCCCGCCGACAGCCTGTACGGAAGCAACCATTATGTCGATCGACTTCAGGCATCGGGTGAGATCAAGAACGTGAAGGCGATGATCCTCCTTGATATGGTGGGCGATTCGCATCTTTCAATCGAGACCGAACTGTATTCAACGCGCTGGCTGAGAAACATCGTGTGGAATACCGCCGAACGCATGGGTTATCAAAAACAATTCACTACCGCGCCGGCCTGGATTCAAAACGACCACCTCCCCTTCCTGAAGAGAAAAATTCCGGCTCTGAACATCATCGATTTTCATTATGGCCCCGCGTCACGTACAAATGAATTCTGGCATTCGCCGGAGGATACCCTCGACAAGGTGAACCCTGAATCTCTGCAGATCATCGGAGACGTCGTCGTGGCATCTCTGCCGCAAATAACCGTCAGAATGGGGAAATACCCTTAG
- a CDS encoding DUF2723 domain-containing protein: MSMGGRKISKRQMNSLPRTTYIACAGAALFFFLIYRHFLAPDIVTGDSADLVAQSYLIGVCHQTGYPITVVAGKLFSFLPVGTVAYRLNMFSAASAAITVMLAALTIRVLLEKDSLAIFGGIVLGFSPVLWSRAESANVHAFAGMLTASYILLFSLFLIRGSRLHFLAGMLVFGLSWTAHMQNLLHLPAIGWLVLTKRNELQPRNLLLGGCLFALGLAPYIWMMHRATVAPPFDTFSSPTTPVSLLYYVLGLSHNPASFSGFGTIARSSLYLLKVYLGSFHIMIPLLIAGILTFWKRNWRISIFLGLIQAANSLYLTNFSYYFSFFHYLIPSCIVSAVWIAAGADAMRDWISRKSPAGSHVAFWTLLAAWAVTAYLIFPSSRFLQWSVEAGCSFPTIDWRRERRGREYINLINERLPENSVIVTSWTYFTLMKYAQYVEGIRPDLALVLHSETDDYRERIAANPEAMAALNSSRPVFFMTGRGIHEIPSDHPGDFL; encoded by the coding sequence ATGTCAATGGGGGGCCGCAAGATCTCAAAACGCCAGATGAATTCACTACCTCGAACCACATATATCGCCTGCGCGGGCGCCGCCTTATTCTTCTTTCTTATATATCGTCATTTTCTGGCCCCCGACATCGTTACCGGTGACAGCGCAGATTTGGTGGCTCAGTCGTACCTGATCGGCGTCTGCCATCAAACCGGTTATCCGATCACAGTGGTCGCGGGAAAACTGTTCTCTTTTCTGCCTGTCGGCACCGTGGCGTATCGGCTCAATATGTTCTCCGCAGCAAGCGCCGCGATAACCGTCATGCTCGCCGCCTTGACCATTCGCGTCCTGCTGGAAAAGGATTCATTAGCGATTTTCGGCGGAATAGTTCTTGGGTTCTCCCCCGTCCTCTGGTCGCGAGCCGAGTCCGCGAACGTGCATGCTTTCGCGGGTATGTTGACAGCCTCGTACATCCTCCTGTTCAGCCTGTTCCTAATCCGGGGATCACGCCTCCATTTCCTGGCCGGCATGCTCGTCTTCGGCCTGAGTTGGACGGCGCATATGCAGAATCTGCTGCACCTGCCCGCTATCGGTTGGCTCGTGCTCACAAAAAGAAATGAGTTGCAGCCAAGGAATCTGTTGTTGGGAGGGTGCCTCTTCGCGCTGGGGCTTGCTCCATATATCTGGATGATGCATCGCGCGACCGTGGCGCCGCCATTCGATACGTTTTCTTCTCCGACGACTCCCGTGAGTCTCCTGTATTACGTCCTCGGACTCTCGCACAATCCGGCTTCGTTCAGCGGCTTTGGGACAATCGCCAGGAGCTCCCTCTATCTTCTGAAAGTCTATCTGGGCAGCTTCCATATCATGATTCCTTTATTGATCGCCGGCATCCTCACGTTCTGGAAACGCAACTGGCGGATATCTATTTTTCTCGGCTTGATCCAGGCCGCAAATTCGCTCTACCTGACCAACTTCAGCTATTACTTCTCCTTTTTTCATTACCTCATTCCCAGTTGCATCGTTTCCGCTGTCTGGATCGCCGCCGGGGCTGATGCGATGCGCGATTGGATCAGCCGCAAGTCCCCGGCAGGCTCTCATGTCGCTTTCTGGACTCTGCTTGCCGCCTGGGCCGTCACCGCATATCTCATCTTCCCCTCATCCCGATTCCTCCAATGGAGCGTTGAAGCCGGCTGCTCATTCCCGACAATCGACTGGCGTCGTGAGCGCAGGGGCAGGGAGTACATCAACCTCATCAACGAGCGACTCCCGGAGAATTCGGTCATTGTCACTTCATGGACTTACTTCACGCTCATGAAATATGCGCAATACGTCGAGGGCATACGACCCGACCTTGCCCTCGTGCTGCATTCCGAAACCGATGATTATCGCGAGCGGATCGCGGCAAACCCCGAGGCCATGGCGGCCCTGAATTCGTCACGACCCGTCTTCTTCATGACCGGGAGAGGAATACATGAAATCCCTTCGGATCATCCTGGAGATTTTCTGTAA